Proteins encoded in a region of the Candidatus Paceibacterota bacterium genome:
- a CDS encoding DUF5652 family protein, which produces MQNYLALLNNRYILIPLLLWSLVWKGLALWRAAKLDQKYWYIILLGINTMGVLEILYLYVFSRPRHK; this is translated from the coding sequence ATGCAAAATTATTTGGCCTTGTTAAACAATCGCTACATCTTAATTCCATTGCTTCTTTGGTCTTTAGTTTGGAAAGGCTTAGCGCTTTGGCGAGCGGCTAAACTTGACCAAAAATATTGGTATATTATCCTTTTAGGAATAAATACGATGGGCGTTTTAGAAATTCTTTATCTTTATGTTTTTAGCAGACCTCGCCACAAATAG
- the uvrB gene encoding excinuclease ABC subunit UvrB: MGIFKLKSSFQPTGDQPQAIDKLVRGLEKNLPFQTLLGVTGSGKTFTMANAISHFDKPVLVMAPNKSLAAQLYNEYKNFFPENSVNYFVSYYDYYQPEAYLPTTDTYIDKEATINEEIDKLRHRATTALMTRRDVIVVASVSCIYNLGLPTNYWQSALHLEVGQLLTRGDLLKQLIKLQFTRTNSVIKRGFFRTRGDIVEIMPASGDHIFRVELKNQRIETINLVDSQTLNIKENLTEAIIFPSKHFVATEPQREKAIENIKAELDERLQYFRKEKLFLEEERLKRRTVYDLEMLRSIGYCHGIENYSRHLNGKLAGEPPDTLLEYFPKKDGRPDFLTIMDESHIGLPQVRGMYEGDRSRKKALVEYGWRLPSALDNRPLKFNEFLERIGNTIFTSATPGEWEINHSGKVVEQVIRPTGLVDPQIEIRPVFDKDKNRSQINDFIDEITALVKKKERVMANVLTKSMAEDLTEFLKKKGFKCQYMHSDTLTIERTRILTDFRKGKYDVLIGVNLLREGLDLPEVTLVAIFDADREGFLRNESSLIQTMGRASRNVSGKVILYADTITGSIKNAMREVERRRKIQLAYNKKNHITPTTIKKSIENLLNFD, from the coding sequence ATGGGCATTTTTAAGTTAAAATCTAGTTTCCAACCTACTGGCGACCAACCTCAAGCGATAGACAAATTGGTTAGGGGGTTAGAAAAGAACTTGCCTTTCCAAACGCTTCTAGGAGTAACCGGTTCCGGTAAAACTTTTACTATGGCGAATGCCATTAGTCATTTTGATAAACCTGTTTTAGTAATGGCGCCCAATAAGTCTTTGGCTGCCCAACTTTACAACGAATATAAAAATTTTTTTCCCGAGAACTCTGTTAACTATTTTGTGTCTTATTACGATTACTACCAACCAGAAGCTTACTTGCCGACTACAGATACCTACATAGACAAAGAGGCTACTATTAATGAGGAAATAGATAAACTAAGGCACAGGGCTACTACGGCCTTAATGACCCGCCGCGACGTGATTGTAGTGGCTTCAGTATCTTGCATTTATAATTTAGGCTTGCCCACCAATTACTGGCAATCAGCCCTTCATTTAGAAGTGGGCCAGTTATTAACTAGAGGCGATCTTTTAAAGCAATTAATTAAGCTTCAATTTACAAGAACCAATAGCGTCATAAAAAGAGGGTTCTTTAGAACTAGGGGGGACATAGTGGAAATTATGCCTGCCAGTGGTGACCATATTTTTAGGGTGGAGTTGAAGAATCAAAGGATAGAAACAATAAATTTGGTAGACAGCCAAACTTTAAATATTAAGGAAAACCTCACCGAAGCAATTATCTTCCCTTCCAAACATTTTGTAGCCACGGAACCGCAAAGGGAGAAAGCTATAGAGAATATCAAAGCGGAACTGGATGAAAGGTTGCAGTATTTTAGAAAGGAAAAATTATTTTTAGAAGAAGAACGCTTAAAGAGGCGGACTGTTTACGACCTGGAAATGTTGAGGTCGATAGGTTATTGCCATGGCATAGAAAATTATTCACGGCATTTAAATGGAAAATTGGCCGGTGAACCGCCAGATACTCTTTTAGAATATTTTCCCAAAAAAGATGGTCGGCCAGATTTCCTCACTATTATGGACGAGTCCCATATCGGTCTTCCCCAGGTGAGGGGAATGTACGAGGGCGATCGAAGCCGTAAGAAAGCTCTAGTGGAATATGGTTGGCGCTTGCCTTCGGCTTTGGATAATCGCCCCCTTAAGTTTAATGAATTTTTGGAGCGTATCGGAAATACTATTTTTACTTCAGCGACACCGGGAGAATGGGAAATCAATCATTCCGGCAAAGTGGTCGAGCAGGTCATCAGGCCCACGGGGTTGGTAGACCCCCAGATAGAGATAAGACCTGTTTTTGATAAGGATAAAAATAGAAGCCAGATTAATGATTTCATTGACGAAATTACCGCTTTAGTGAAGAAAAAAGAGAGGGTAATGGCTAATGTTCTCACGAAGAGCATGGCAGAGGATTTAACGGAATTTTTGAAGAAAAAAGGTTTTAAATGCCAGTACATGCATTCTGACACCCTGACGATTGAACGCACTCGCATTTTGACTGATTTCAGAAAGGGCAAGTATGATGTGCTCATTGGGGTCAATCTTTTAAGAGAGGGCTTGGATTTACCGGAAGTGACTTTAGTGGCAATTTTTGATGCCGATAGGGAGGGATTCTTGCGTAACGAAAGCTCGCTGATTCAAACTATGGGCCGCGCCAGCAGAAATGTTTCCGGCAAAGTTATTCTTTACGCAGATACAATCACAGGCTCTATTAAAAATGCCATGCGAGAAGTAGAAAGAAGAAGAAAAATTCAATTAGCTTATAATAAAAAGAATCATATTACTCCCACTACTATTAAGAAAAGTATTGAGAATTTACTTAATTTTGATTAA
- a CDS encoding MFS transporter, whose protein sequence is MVKLHFFKINLTRICYHLVLSDILFLGAWGLTSPIMALFITSRVFQATSVTVGTCTFLYFLMQSIFQIPIARFLDNKAGERDEFYCLFGGVVLSGLTAVCYMAVRDPISLYLAASMQGLGMAMYMPAWSSTFSRHLNPGKVAMAYAVDNTAQGISTACFGLLGGVVYKFWGGNILFLTIAILSVPAAFVILLAPDMLIPRLKHFSLPQKKWA, encoded by the coding sequence ATGGTAAAATTACACTTTTTTAAAATCAATTTAACTAGGATTTGTTACCATTTGGTCCTATCGGATATTTTATTTTTAGGCGCTTGGGGGTTAACTAGCCCTATCATGGCTCTGTTTATTACCAGCAGAGTTTTTCAAGCTACTTCGGTTACAGTGGGCACCTGCACTTTTTTATATTTTTTGATGCAGTCTATTTTCCAAATTCCTATTGCTCGTTTTTTGGATAATAAAGCAGGGGAAAGAGACGAATTCTATTGTTTGTTTGGCGGAGTAGTTTTATCGGGCTTAACGGCTGTTTGTTATATGGCTGTAAGAGACCCTATCAGTTTATATTTGGCGGCTTCCATGCAAGGGTTGGGTATGGCCATGTATATGCCGGCATGGTCTTCTACTTTTTCGCGTCATTTAAATCCAGGAAAGGTAGCGATGGCTTATGCTGTTGATAATACCGCTCAAGGAATTTCTACTGCCTGCTTTGGATTACTGGGGGGTGTTGTTTATAAATTTTGGGGAGGGAATATTTTATTTTTGACGATAGCTATCTTATCCGTCCCGGCGGCTTTTGTCATACTTTTGGCGCCAGATATGCTGATTCCCCGCCTCAAACACTTCTCTTTGCCTCAAAAAAAATGGGCTTAA